From Alkalidesulfovibrio alkalitolerans DSM 16529, a single genomic window includes:
- a CDS encoding NifB/NifX family molybdenum-iron cluster-binding protein: protein MNLCLATYGNRLAALLENAAELHFFQVRGHAATPKGYSPMPGGGPANLLLTLHCFGIDTLVCGGVSPHYLEALHGGGIKVHAWLGGETPEVLRAFTEGGLDALRLPGAPKAPGQRS, encoded by the coding sequence ATGAACCTGTGCCTCGCCACATACGGCAACCGCCTCGCGGCGCTGCTCGAAAACGCCGCCGAACTCCATTTCTTCCAGGTCCGGGGCCACGCGGCGACGCCCAAGGGATACAGCCCCATGCCCGGCGGCGGCCCCGCCAACCTTCTCTTGACCCTGCACTGCTTCGGCATCGACACCCTTGTCTGCGGAGGCGTTTCGCCACACTACCTCGAAGCGTTGCACGGGGGTGGGATCAAGGTCCACGCCTGGCTCGGCGGCGAGACGCCGGAAGTGCTCAGGGCCTTCACCGAGGGCGGGCTCGACGCCCTGCGCCTGCCCGGCGCGCCGAAGGCACCCGGACAACGATCCTAG
- a CDS encoding ATP-binding protein has protein sequence MTGKGGRDMVSVTRSLTGKLIVLIGGILLVGITALSYFAIANHRDYLMKNLLAQGDKLSTTIKLGTHYAMMLNSRDDITQIITNIGSQEGIESLRIYNKEGQIKFSNNQAEVDSVTNIRDEACFVCHRVEPPLVNLELSERTRLFEGPDGFRRLGIIAPIHNEPGCVGECHFHPPEKQVLGAIDFVVSLARTDGEIITLERRLMFFTAFIFIVISGAIYVFMVKVIRKPIMELVRGTRLIARGEPNPDIDVRQDDEVGLLASSITSMGRAIAAKQAELNRQRDEYQNLFARVPCIITVQDRNYRLIRYNREFAEKFKPRPGDFCYHAYKNRTSKCPDCPVEQTFATNRSHTSEESGPDKDGNMRHWLVTTSPITNEAGEVVAAMEMCLDITPRKELERELTKSEQKYQAIFSNIPNPVFVLDHETLNILDCNQSVEAVYGITRERLMSSSFLDLFRPSERERYARELREHEVIDRAVHMAAEGRRIFVTIRVSPSEYGGHKVWLVTTSDITKRLETEQKFIQAGKMATLGEMAAGVAHELNQPLTVIKAASGFILGRVGRGQEVPPELLADLAREVDGHVDRASRIINHLREFGRKPDMQLSPAQANDILRRALDIFSQQLKLREIEVVFDLAENLPPVMADAGRLEQVFVNLLINARDAIEERWAAAPPGDEGKRITLETRQEDGQVVIRMADNGAGIPKGVMERIFEPFFTTKKVGKGTGLGLSISYGIIQDMGGSIKVDSAEGRGTAFTISLPRAEDGNG, from the coding sequence GTGACGGGAAAAGGCGGTCGGGACATGGTCTCCGTGACGCGAAGCCTCACCGGAAAGTTGATCGTGCTCATCGGCGGTATTCTGCTCGTCGGGATCACGGCCCTGTCCTACTTCGCCATCGCCAACCACAGGGACTATCTGATGAAGAACCTTCTGGCGCAGGGCGACAAGCTTTCCACGACCATCAAGCTTGGCACGCACTACGCCATGATGCTCAACTCGCGCGACGACATCACCCAGATCATCACCAACATCGGCAGCCAGGAGGGCATCGAGAGCCTACGCATCTATAACAAGGAAGGGCAGATCAAATTTTCCAACAACCAGGCCGAGGTGGACTCCGTGACCAACATCCGCGACGAGGCCTGCTTCGTTTGCCACCGCGTGGAGCCTCCGCTCGTGAACCTGGAATTGTCCGAGCGCACTCGCCTCTTCGAGGGCCCCGACGGGTTCCGGCGGCTTGGCATCATCGCGCCGATCCACAACGAGCCCGGATGCGTGGGCGAATGCCATTTCCATCCGCCCGAGAAGCAGGTTTTGGGAGCCATCGACTTCGTCGTCTCCCTCGCCCGGACGGACGGCGAGATCATCACCCTGGAACGTCGGCTGATGTTCTTCACCGCCTTCATCTTCATCGTCATCAGCGGGGCCATCTACGTCTTCATGGTCAAGGTCATCAGGAAGCCGATCATGGAACTGGTGCGCGGAACGCGCCTTATCGCGCGCGGCGAACCCAACCCCGACATCGACGTGCGGCAGGACGACGAGGTGGGCCTTTTGGCCTCGTCCATCACCAGCATGGGGCGGGCCATCGCGGCCAAGCAGGCCGAACTCAACCGGCAGCGCGACGAGTATCAGAACCTCTTCGCCCGCGTGCCCTGCATCATCACCGTGCAGGACCGCAACTACCGCCTCATCCGCTACAACCGCGAGTTTGCCGAGAAGTTCAAGCCCAGGCCCGGCGACTTTTGCTACCACGCCTATAAAAACAGGACGTCCAAGTGTCCCGACTGCCCTGTGGAGCAGACCTTCGCCACCAACCGCTCGCACACCAGCGAGGAATCCGGTCCGGACAAGGACGGCAACATGCGCCACTGGCTGGTCACCACCTCGCCCATCACCAACGAGGCGGGCGAAGTCGTGGCGGCCATGGAGATGTGCCTGGACATCACCCCGCGCAAGGAGTTGGAGCGCGAGTTGACCAAGTCCGAGCAGAAATACCAGGCCATCTTCAGCAACATCCCAAATCCCGTCTTCGTCCTCGACCACGAGACCCTGAACATCCTCGACTGCAACCAGAGCGTGGAGGCGGTCTACGGCATCACGCGCGAACGGCTTATGAGTTCCTCCTTTCTGGACCTTTTCAGGCCCTCGGAACGTGAGCGCTACGCGCGCGAGCTCCGTGAGCACGAGGTCATCGACCGCGCGGTGCACATGGCCGCCGAGGGGCGCAGGATTTTCGTGACCATCCGCGTCTCACCCTCGGAGTACGGAGGACACAAGGTCTGGCTGGTGACCACGAGCGACATCACCAAGCGCTTGGAGACCGAGCAGAAGTTCATCCAGGCGGGTAAGATGGCTACTCTGGGCGAGATGGCCGCTGGCGTGGCGCACGAACTGAACCAGCCGCTCACGGTCATCAAGGCGGCCAGCGGGTTCATCCTTGGCAGGGTCGGACGCGGCCAGGAAGTGCCCCCGGAATTGCTTGCGGACCTGGCGCGCGAGGTGGACGGGCACGTGGACCGCGCATCGCGAATCATCAACCATCTGCGTGAGTTCGGCCGCAAGCCCGACATGCAGCTCTCGCCGGCGCAGGCCAATGACATCCTGCGCCGGGCTCTGGACATCTTCAGCCAACAACTCAAACTGCGCGAGATCGAGGTGGTCTTCGACCTGGCCGAGAACCTGCCTCCCGTCATGGCGGACGCCGGAAGACTCGAACAGGTCTTCGTGAACCTGCTCATCAACGCCCGCGACGCCATCGAGGAGCGATGGGCAGCAGCTCCGCCTGGAGACGAAGGAAAGCGAATCACGCTTGAGACGAGGCAGGAGGACGGCCAGGTGGTCATCCGCATGGCGGACAACGGCGCGGGCATCCCCAAGGGAGTCATGGAGCGCATCTTCGAACCGTTCTTCACTACCAAGAAGGTCGGCAAGGGAACAGGGCTTGGACTCTCCATCAGCTACGGCATCATCCAGGACATGGGAGGCTCCATCAAGGTGGATTCGGCCGAGGGTCGGGGAACCGCCTTCACCATCAGCCTGCCTCGGGCGGAGGACGGCAATGGTTGA
- a CDS encoding universal stress protein has product MFERILFATTASPTCDDAAKVAFELSKKNKSQLSVFHVFGIPTRGFSTFVRDIRTGEIEEPDENYTALVVEEMRHTYEKFLPTYDQIAIEAVTGEPATEILRKARKDDVNMIIMGAHSRAEDIGATRHRAITGSTMQRVARAARCPVLIVSRPCVTCWSYFANIVVGVDFTKASDSAFAFALNVAKEIGCKLHVFHCIDLSTEPALTPPTQGEVEERVAKARKKMEEKYISKMGDFDNYTADIWEGMPYVEILKFAREHKADLIVLAHHTREVDPEQALLGSTVEQVVLRSACPVCSVNHPDKVDVTPYGVRPAGEGE; this is encoded by the coding sequence ATGTTCGAGAGGATCCTTTTCGCGACAACGGCTTCGCCCACGTGCGACGACGCGGCCAAAGTGGCCTTCGAGTTGTCCAAGAAGAACAAGTCGCAGTTGTCGGTGTTTCACGTCTTCGGCATCCCCACGCGCGGCTTCAGCACCTTCGTGCGCGACATCCGCACCGGCGAGATCGAGGAACCGGACGAGAACTACACCGCGCTGGTCGTGGAGGAGATGCGGCACACGTATGAGAAGTTCCTGCCGACCTACGACCAGATCGCCATCGAGGCGGTGACCGGCGAACCGGCCACCGAGATCCTGCGCAAGGCGCGCAAGGATGACGTGAACATGATCATCATGGGCGCGCACTCGCGGGCCGAAGACATCGGAGCGACGCGCCACAGGGCCATCACGGGCAGCACCATGCAGCGCGTGGCCCGTGCTGCTCGGTGTCCGGTGCTCATCGTCAGTCGGCCCTGCGTGACCTGCTGGTCGTACTTCGCCAACATCGTGGTCGGCGTGGACTTCACCAAGGCCAGCGACTCGGCCTTCGCCTTCGCCCTGAACGTGGCCAAGGAGATCGGCTGCAAGCTGCACGTCTTCCACTGCATCGACCTCTCGACCGAGCCAGCGCTGACCCCGCCCACGCAGGGCGAGGTGGAGGAGCGCGTGGCCAAGGCGCGCAAGAAGATGGAGGAGAAGTACATCTCCAAGATGGGCGACTTCGACAACTACACCGCCGACATATGGGAGGGCATGCCCTACGTGGAGATCCTCAAGTTCGCGCGCGAGCACAAGGCCGACCTCATCGTGCTGGCCCACCACACGCGCGAAGTCGATCCCGAGCAGGCGCTTTTGGGCAGCACCGTGGAACAGGTCGTGCTGCGCTCGGCCTGCCCGGTGTGCAGCGTGAACCATCCCGACAAGGTGGATGTGACGCCCTACGGAGTGCGTCCGGCCGGGGAAGGCGAGTAG
- the tmcC gene encoding TmcC family electron transfer complex membrane anchor subunit: protein MRELYEFAVGPLAWGAFAVFFLGSIARLVAMYSLAKKKDAPFLSYMSWRYGLRSIGHWLVPFGSLGWKENPALTVVTFIFHICLIVTPIFLLAHVVLLDLYHGIEYPTLPEAVTDVMTMLVVAACIFFAARRFFNRTVRYVTSTQDWIVLAVVFLPFATGLLAYHQVGPPLTMATLHILSAELMLVAIPFTRLSHMIFGLFTRAYMGSEFGGVRHAKDW, encoded by the coding sequence ATGCGAGAACTCTATGAATTCGCCGTCGGCCCGCTGGCCTGGGGCGCCTTCGCCGTCTTCTTCCTGGGCTCGATCGCGCGCCTTGTGGCCATGTACAGCCTGGCCAAGAAAAAAGACGCGCCCTTCCTGAGCTACATGAGTTGGCGCTACGGTCTTCGCTCCATCGGCCACTGGCTCGTGCCCTTCGGCTCACTCGGCTGGAAAGAGAATCCGGCGCTGACCGTGGTCACCTTCATCTTTCACATCTGCCTGATCGTAACGCCAATCTTCCTGCTGGCCCACGTGGTGCTGCTCGACCTCTACCACGGCATCGAATACCCCACGCTGCCCGAGGCGGTAACCGACGTCATGACCATGCTGGTCGTGGCGGCCTGCATCTTCTTCGCGGCCCGCCGCTTCTTCAACCGCACCGTGCGCTACGTGACCTCCACCCAGGACTGGATCGTGCTCGCCGTGGTCTTCCTGCCTTTCGCCACGGGCCTTTTGGCCTACCACCAGGTAGGGCCGCCGCTGACCATGGCCACGCTGCACATCCTCTCGGCCGAACTCATGCTTGTGGCCATTCCCTTCACCCGGCTCTCACACATGATCTTCGGTCTCTTCACCCGCGCTTACATGGGCTCGGAATTCGGCGGAGTCCGCCACGCCAAGGACTGGTAA
- the tmcA gene encoding acidic tetraheme cytochrome c3 TmcA, translated as MQHMRFFAVAALLAGLAWALPALSQDEMERVPNTVFPSPQRSEATFKHDEHNDKAGLFECGVCHHGETDGKADPTFETPGQPCVECHPVEGAPGRTPLMRAYHRQCVGCHHDAGNGPLTCGECHN; from the coding sequence ATGCAACATATGAGGTTTTTCGCGGTGGCGGCGCTCCTGGCCGGTCTGGCCTGGGCGCTTCCGGCGCTCTCCCAGGACGAGATGGAGCGGGTGCCAAACACCGTCTTCCCCTCTCCGCAACGGTCCGAGGCCACGTTCAAGCACGACGAGCACAACGACAAGGCCGGGCTCTTCGAGTGCGGGGTGTGCCACCACGGCGAAACGGACGGCAAGGCAGATCCGACCTTCGAGACGCCGGGCCAGCCCTGCGTCGAGTGCCACCCCGTGGAAGGCGCGCCGGGCAGGACGCCGCTGATGCGGGCCTACCACCGGCAATGCGTGGGCTGCCACCACGATGCGGGCAATGGGCCGCTGACCTGCGGCGAGTGCCACAACTGA
- a CDS encoding sigma-54 interaction domain-containing protein encodes MGLHIEIPCESIMESIADGVFTVDREWTVTFFNRAAEEITGVPRDEAVGRKCWEVFRSSICDGSCALEHSIHNDRTLSNKSIFILRPDGSKVSVSISASPLRNEAGEIVGGVETFRDITAIKLMRQKLEGLYTLEDIITKSQSLIRVLQILPQIAASDSTVLILGESGTGKELFARALHNLSRFRKGPFTAVNCGALPDTLLESELFGYKAGAFTDAKTDKPGRFHAAQDGTILLDEIGDMPLPLQVKILRVLQERTYEPLGSVKSISTNARVIAATNRDLQALVEQGRFRDDLFYRLNVVQLRLPPLRERPEDIPLLISHFINRHNCLTGKSIQGVSEDVFQMLLRHPFPGNVRELENIIEYAFILCQDGYIQAEHLPENLHPREEPRLSRGRRCTLRDIKYAAAVEAVQRHKGKKMAACRELDISKDTLRRILSGGAQADE; translated from the coding sequence ATGGGACTGCACATCGAAATTCCATGCGAATCCATCATGGAGAGCATCGCCGACGGCGTGTTCACCGTGGATCGGGAATGGACCGTGACCTTCTTCAACAGGGCCGCCGAGGAGATCACCGGGGTGCCGCGCGACGAGGCCGTAGGCCGCAAGTGCTGGGAGGTCTTCCGCTCCAGCATCTGCGACGGGTCGTGCGCCCTGGAGCACAGCATCCATAACGACAGGACTCTTTCCAACAAATCCATCTTCATTCTCAGGCCCGACGGCAGCAAGGTCTCGGTGAGCATCAGCGCCTCGCCGCTACGCAATGAAGCAGGCGAGATCGTGGGCGGGGTGGAGACCTTCCGCGACATCACGGCCATCAAGCTCATGCGCCAGAAGCTCGAAGGGCTCTACACGCTCGAAGACATCATCACCAAAAGTCAGTCCCTGATCCGCGTCCTGCAGATCCTGCCCCAGATCGCGGCCAGCGACTCCACGGTGCTCATCCTGGGCGAATCGGGTACGGGCAAGGAACTCTTCGCGCGCGCCCTGCACAACCTCAGCCGCTTCAGGAAAGGCCCCTTCACGGCAGTGAACTGCGGCGCGCTGCCCGATACCCTGCTCGAATCCGAACTCTTCGGATACAAGGCAGGAGCCTTCACCGACGCCAAGACCGACAAGCCGGGCCGCTTCCATGCCGCCCAGGACGGAACAATACTGCTCGACGAGATCGGCGACATGCCCCTGCCCTTGCAGGTCAAAATCCTGCGCGTGCTCCAGGAGCGCACCTACGAGCCACTGGGTTCAGTCAAGAGCATTTCCACCAACGCCCGCGTCATCGCGGCCACCAACCGCGACCTGCAGGCCCTGGTGGAGCAGGGACGCTTCCGCGACGACCTCTTCTACCGGCTGAACGTTGTCCAACTCCGTCTGCCGCCGCTTCGCGAACGCCCCGAGGACATCCCCCTGCTCATCAGCCACTTCATCAACCGCCACAACTGTCTCACGGGCAAGAGCATCCAAGGGGTCTCCGAAGACGTCTTCCAGATGCTCCTCAGACACCCCTTCCCCGGTAACGTCCGCGAACTCGAGAACATCATCGAATACGCCTTCATCCTCTGCCAAGACGGCTACATCCAGGCCGAGCATCTGCCCGAGAACCTCCATCCGCGCGAGGAGCCGCGCCTGTCGCGCGGCAGGCGCTGCACGCTTCGCGACATCAAGTACGCCGCAGCCGTGGAGGCCGTGCAACGCCACAAGGGCAAAAAAATGGCCGCCTGCCGCGAACTCGACATTTCAAAGGACACCCTGCGCAGAATTCTCTCCGGTGGCGCGCAGGCGGACGAATAA
- the tmcB gene encoding electron transfer complex ferredoxin TmcB, with translation MGIETRRIEDAGLARGIERLTPDRIAETFQALLAGETGARLKTYVETCVRCGMCAPACHYCISHDGDPSYSPVGKVRQTMWELLRQGGRVEPRFLADCAQIAYTECNLCRRCMHYCPLGIDTAYIMTVVRRLCSKLGMTPMYIQDTTHSHSAVLNQMWVKDDEWTDSLQWQEDEARAEFPDLRIPLETEGVDFMYSVIAPEPKFRTQLIYQAAAIFHNAGCSWTMPATPGWDNSNMAMFSGDFEIMGRVERYHFETAQRLRVKRIVMGECGHAFRAVYDVGNRWLGWKMHPVPVVHSIEFFWELLDQGKIRIAQKQPGPVTIHDPCNVIRGRGLMDKLREVVHALYDNVVEMTPNREHNLCCCAGGGVINCGPPFKNVRIVGNKAKADQLKATGVETVIAPCHNCHGGLEDIIHHFKLGMKIKFLGDVIYANMERPAEA, from the coding sequence ATGGGCATCGAAACCAGACGAATAGAGGACGCGGGGCTCGCGCGGGGCATTGAGCGCCTGACCCCGGACCGGATAGCCGAAACCTTTCAGGCATTGCTCGCCGGAGAGACCGGCGCACGCCTGAAAACCTACGTCGAAACCTGCGTGCGCTGCGGCATGTGCGCGCCCGCCTGCCACTACTGCATTTCCCACGACGGCGACCCGAGCTATTCGCCCGTGGGCAAGGTGCGGCAGACCATGTGGGAACTTCTGCGCCAGGGAGGCCGCGTGGAGCCGCGCTTCCTGGCCGACTGCGCCCAGATCGCCTACACCGAGTGCAACCTGTGCCGCCGCTGCATGCACTACTGTCCCCTGGGCATCGACACGGCCTACATCATGACCGTGGTGCGGCGGCTGTGCTCCAAACTCGGCATGACTCCCATGTACATCCAGGACACCACGCACAGCCACTCGGCCGTCTTGAACCAGATGTGGGTCAAGGACGACGAATGGACCGACAGCCTGCAATGGCAGGAGGACGAAGCCAGAGCCGAGTTCCCTGATCTGCGCATCCCCCTGGAGACTGAGGGAGTGGACTTCATGTACTCGGTCATCGCGCCCGAGCCCAAGTTCCGCACCCAGCTCATCTACCAGGCCGCGGCCATTTTCCACAACGCCGGATGCAGTTGGACCATGCCCGCCACCCCAGGCTGGGACAACAGCAACATGGCCATGTTCTCGGGTGACTTCGAGATCATGGGCCGGGTGGAACGCTATCACTTCGAGACCGCGCAAAGGTTGCGCGTCAAGCGCATTGTCATGGGCGAATGCGGCCACGCCTTCCGCGCGGTCTACGACGTGGGCAACCGCTGGCTGGGCTGGAAAATGCACCCGGTGCCGGTGGTCCATTCCATCGAGTTCTTCTGGGAACTCCTGGACCAGGGCAAAATCCGCATCGCGCAGAAACAGCCCGGCCCCGTGACCATCCATGATCCCTGCAACGTCATTCGCGGACGCGGCCTGATGGACAAGCTGCGCGAGGTGGTCCATGCCCTGTACGACAACGTGGTGGAGATGACCCCCAACCGCGAGCACAACCTGTGCTGCTGCGCGGGGGGCGGCGTCATCAACTGCGGCCCGCCGTTCAAGAACGTGCGCATTGTGGGCAACAAGGCCAAGGCCGACCAACTCAAGGCCACCGGCGTGGAAACGGTCATCGCGCCCTGTCACAACTGCCATGGCGGACTCGAAGACATCATCCACCACTTCAAGCTGGGCATGAAAATCAAGTTCCTTGGTGATGTTATCTACGCCAACATGGAGCGGCCGGCCGAGGCCTAG
- a CDS encoding sensor histidine kinase, whose product MVEHILLVDDEEGIRKMLGLTLRDAGYTVFTAGGGEEALAVFARERPQIVLTDIKMPGMDGIEVLGRIKELSPDTEVIMITGHGDVDLAIQSIKHQATDFVTKPVNEEILKIALSRAAERIAMRRQIREHTENLERLVEEKTRDLIAAERFAAVGRTAAGLSHAIKNIASGLEGAIFMIEEGRTTCRPESLDQGWEMLKASVQRIKNLSMELLRLSGRTMLCIGTHDPDGTAREVAEFMASSAKERGIAFSIECGAGPGPVLFDAEAMHRCLLNLVTNAIDACAESEQGPRRVALTTSREDGFVWFSVADNGPGMSEAIRRRIFTEPLSTKGSRGTGFGLLSAKQIAEAHGGSIEVFSTPGGGAVFVVGIPAREPR is encoded by the coding sequence ATGGTTGAACACATTCTGCTCGTGGATGACGAAGAGGGCATTCGCAAGATGCTCGGCCTGACTTTGCGCGACGCCGGATACACGGTCTTCACTGCCGGAGGCGGGGAGGAGGCGCTGGCGGTTTTCGCGCGCGAGCGGCCTCAGATCGTGCTTACGGACATCAAGATGCCGGGCATGGACGGTATCGAGGTGCTCGGCCGCATCAAGGAACTCTCGCCGGACACGGAAGTGATCATGATCACCGGCCACGGCGACGTGGACCTGGCCATCCAGAGCATCAAGCACCAGGCCACGGATTTCGTGACCAAGCCGGTCAACGAGGAAATCCTGAAGATCGCGCTTTCCCGCGCGGCGGAGCGAATCGCCATGCGCCGCCAGATCCGCGAGCATACCGAGAACCTGGAGCGCCTAGTCGAGGAAAAGACCCGCGACCTGATCGCGGCGGAGCGTTTCGCCGCCGTGGGTCGCACCGCCGCTGGGCTCTCGCACGCCATCAAGAACATCGCCTCGGGCCTTGAGGGAGCCATCTTCATGATCGAGGAGGGGCGGACCACCTGTCGGCCCGAATCCCTGGACCAGGGATGGGAGATGCTCAAGGCGAGCGTGCAGCGCATCAAGAACCTTTCCATGGAACTCTTGCGACTTTCGGGCCGCACCATGCTCTGCATCGGCACTCACGACCCGGACGGGACGGCGCGCGAGGTCGCGGAATTCATGGCGTCTTCGGCCAAGGAACGCGGCATAGCGTTCTCGATTGAATGCGGAGCCGGACCGGGTCCAGTTCTTTTTGACGCCGAGGCCATGCACCGCTGTCTCCTGAACCTCGTGACCAACGCCATCGACGCCTGCGCCGAGTCTGAACAGGGTCCCCGACGAGTTGCCCTGACTACCTCGCGCGAAGACGGGTTCGTGTGGTTCAGCGTGGCGGATAACGGCCCAGGCATGAGCGAGGCCATCCGGCGGCGCATATTCACGGAGCCGTTGAGCACCAAGGGAAGCAGGGGAACGGGCTTTGGCCTGCTCTCTGCCAAGCAAATCGCCGAGGCCCACGGGGGAAGCATCGAGGTCTTCAGCACACCGGGCGGCGGCGCGGTTTTCGTGGTCGGAATTCCCGCCCGCGAGCCCAGGTGA
- the divK gene encoding DVU0259 family response regulator domain-containing protein: protein MAKKIMVVDDDPAIVEYLTTLFADNGYETCSAPDGEAAMDILERERPDLITLDLEMPNEWGPRFFRKFSQKAEFKDTPVIVISGLSGIHLAIRRAVATINKPFEPEHVLRIVEQTIGK, encoded by the coding sequence ATGGCCAAGAAGATAATGGTCGTGGACGACGATCCGGCCATCGTGGAGTATCTGACCACGCTCTTTGCCGACAACGGTTACGAAACGTGCAGCGCTCCCGACGGCGAGGCCGCCATGGACATCCTGGAGCGCGAGAGGCCGGACCTGATCACCCTGGACCTGGAGATGCCCAACGAATGGGGGCCGCGCTTTTTCCGCAAGTTCTCCCAGAAGGCGGAATTCAAGGATACGCCAGTGATCGTCATCAGCGGGCTGTCCGGCATCCACTTGGCCATCCGCAGGGCCGTTGCGACCATCAACAAACCTTTCGAACCCGAGCATGTGCTCAGGATCGTGGAGCAGACCATCGGCAAATAG
- the tmcD gene encoding electron transfer complex subunit TmcD produces MQNRASWDWESGSRIVADLRDCSSTAQWVEEPHVSPDGERFAAVACVGEAEFTLCVNGQMWENVFEKVWYPRYSPDGRLTALAQSDGEWTVAVDDTPWDETHSYVWGTRFSKDGSVIAACVQQDGEYGMVVDGAIWETLHENATDFVLSEDGGSSAASVQVKSLGQADIFTFQEGVYSIAVNGEAWPRPFVNAWNPAFDSTASRVAAAVRHSLYEYGIAVDGVPWKGTYACVWEPTFNPATGQVNAPVRIKGAWGLAVDDHVAWAPVYSQLWHVTFSEDGRTTAAIVAPSFGAFTVAVNGAPWSATFPVVTDLVVAKNGRAACLTSENNTRFAVCVDGKAWGGRYDMAFAPVFSDDGAHVAAVVEKNGKRTVVLDDMVYKEWFDHAFTPVFSPDGRKVLIRGISGGKCMRVVASPDAFHA; encoded by the coding sequence ATGCAGAACAGGGCGTCGTGGGACTGGGAGTCCGGAAGCCGCATCGTCGCGGACTTGCGGGACTGCTCGTCTACCGCACAATGGGTCGAGGAACCCCACGTTTCGCCGGACGGCGAACGTTTCGCCGCCGTGGCCTGCGTGGGGGAGGCCGAATTCACGCTCTGCGTGAACGGCCAGATGTGGGAAAACGTCTTCGAGAAAGTCTGGTACCCACGCTATTCACCTGACGGACGCCTCACGGCCCTGGCTCAGAGTGACGGCGAGTGGACCGTGGCCGTGGACGACACGCCCTGGGACGAGACGCATAGCTACGTCTGGGGCACACGCTTCAGCAAGGATGGGTCGGTCATCGCGGCTTGCGTGCAGCAAGACGGCGAGTACGGCATGGTCGTGGATGGCGCGATATGGGAGACGCTGCACGAGAACGCCACGGACTTCGTCCTCAGCGAGGACGGCGGCTCGAGCGCGGCCTCGGTGCAGGTCAAATCCCTGGGCCAAGCCGACATCTTCACGTTTCAGGAGGGTGTCTACAGCATCGCGGTCAATGGCGAGGCTTGGCCCCGCCCCTTCGTCAACGCCTGGAACCCGGCCTTCGATTCGACGGCTTCGCGCGTGGCCGCGGCCGTGCGCCACTCCCTCTACGAATACGGCATCGCCGTGGACGGCGTGCCCTGGAAGGGCACCTACGCCTGCGTCTGGGAGCCGACCTTCAACCCCGCCACCGGGCAGGTCAACGCGCCGGTGCGCATCAAGGGCGCCTGGGGCCTGGCCGTGGACGACCACGTCGCCTGGGCTCCCGTCTATTCGCAGTTGTGGCACGTGACCTTCTCCGAGGACGGCCGGACCACGGCGGCCATCGTGGCCCCGAGCTTTGGCGCGTTTACCGTGGCCGTGAATGGAGCACCGTGGAGCGCCACCTTCCCTGTGGTCACCGATCTCGTGGTGGCCAAAAACGGCCGCGCGGCCTGCCTGACCAGCGAGAACAACACTCGGTTCGCGGTCTGTGTGGACGGCAAGGCCTGGGGCGGCCGCTACGACATGGCCTTTGCGCCCGTCTTCTCCGACGACGGCGCGCACGTCGCCGCCGTGGTGGAAAAGAACGGCAAACGCACCGTGGTCCTCGACGACATGGTCTACAAGGAGTGGTTCGACCACGCCTTCACCCCGGTCTTCTCCCCCGACGGCCGCAAGGTGCTCATCCGGGGCATCTCCGGCGGAAAATGCATGCGCGTCGTGGCCTCGCCGGACGCGTTCCACGCCTGA
- a CDS encoding response regulator, which translates to MAEGPARTVLVVDDEPHLRVFLAAVFRSAGFRTVTAASGAEGLVKAREARPDLVSLDLMMPGQGGLVMYRGLREDPGLCDVPVLIVSAVPPKAFGHSLAMLRATLPDGLRAPEAYVEKPPTPEALLEAAERLLSGTRAEG; encoded by the coding sequence ATGGCCGAGGGCCCCGCGCGCACGGTTCTGGTGGTGGATGACGAGCCGCATCTGCGGGTCTTTCTCGCCGCCGTGTTCCGTTCCGCGGGCTTTCGGACGGTCACGGCCGCGAGCGGGGCCGAAGGTCTGGTCAAGGCCAGGGAGGCGAGACCCGATCTCGTCTCCCTGGACCTGATGATGCCCGGCCAGGGCGGACTCGTCATGTACCGGGGGCTGCGCGAGGATCCCGGGCTTTGCGACGTTCCGGTGCTCATCGTCTCGGCCGTGCCGCCCAAGGCTTTTGGCCATTCCCTGGCCATGCTGCGGGCCACGCTGCCGGACGGCCTGAGGGCTCCGGAAGCCTATGTGGAGAAGCCGCCCACGCCCGAGGCGCTTCTTGAGGCTGCCGAAAGGCTCCTTTCCGGGACAAGGGCAGAGGGGTGA